Proteins from a genomic interval of Oceanicoccus sp. KOV_DT_Chl:
- the scpA gene encoding methylmalonyl-CoA mutase codes for MSDYKPKQASVEEWKAMATKQMKGKSPDELTWHTAEGIDVKCLYTAEDIAGLEYTNTMPGTAPYIRGPQATMYAGRPWTIRQYAGFSTAEESNNFYRNALAAGGQGVSVAFDLATHRGYDSDHPRVTGDVGKAGVAIDSIEDMKILFDGIPLDKVSVSMTMNGAVLPVLAGYIVAAEEQGVSPDQLAGTIQNDILKEFMVRNTYIYPPAPSMKIIGDIIAYASENMPKFNTISISGYHIQEAGADAALELAYTLADGKEYIRTAIAAGLGIDQFAPRLSFFWGIGMNFYMEIAKMRAARLLWAEIVDEFNPTNPKSSMLRTHSQTSGWSLTEQDPYNNVVRTTIEAMASVFGGTQSLHTNALDEAIALPTEFSSRIARNTQLIIQEETGITKVVDPWGGSYMMESLTKEIADKARELIAEVEEKGGMAKAIETGLPKLRIEESAAKKQARIDRGEDVIVGVNKYILAQEDDVDILEIDNDAVRESQVKRLAEIRANRDEAAVEDALEALYQAAVTGDGNLLALAVNATRLRATVGEISFAMEREFGRFNANAQTVSGVYGSAYQDDENWQNISSDIDNFVEKHGRRPRMLVCKMGQDGHDRGAKVIATAFADVGFDIDLSPMFSTPEEVAKQAIENDVHVVGVSSQAAGHKTLVPALIKALASQGANDIIVVAGGVIPKQDYDYLYKAGVKGIFGPGTKIPLAARGVLDSINEAYKL; via the coding sequence ATGTCCGATTACAAACCAAAACAAGCTAGCGTTGAAGAGTGGAAAGCAATGGCCACTAAACAGATGAAGGGGAAAAGCCCGGATGAGCTGACTTGGCATACGGCAGAGGGCATTGATGTTAAATGTCTTTATACTGCGGAAGATATCGCAGGTTTGGAATATACCAATACTATGCCAGGAACTGCGCCTTATATTCGTGGCCCGCAGGCAACTATGTACGCTGGTCGACCTTGGACAATTCGCCAATACGCAGGATTTTCTACCGCTGAAGAGTCTAATAATTTTTATCGCAATGCATTGGCTGCCGGTGGTCAAGGTGTGTCAGTCGCTTTTGATTTAGCAACTCACCGTGGCTATGATTCTGATCATCCCCGGGTAACCGGCGATGTCGGTAAGGCTGGTGTAGCGATTGATTCAATTGAAGATATGAAAATTTTATTTGATGGTATTCCATTGGATAAAGTTTCCGTTTCCATGACGATGAACGGTGCGGTATTACCAGTTTTGGCTGGTTATATAGTTGCAGCCGAAGAGCAGGGGGTAAGTCCTGACCAGTTGGCCGGTACTATTCAGAATGACATTTTGAAAGAATTTATGGTGCGTAATACTTATATTTATCCGCCAGCGCCATCGATGAAAATTATTGGCGACATCATTGCTTATGCTTCTGAAAATATGCCTAAGTTCAACACCATTTCTATTTCCGGTTATCACATTCAGGAGGCGGGTGCAGATGCCGCTCTTGAACTAGCTTACACCTTGGCCGATGGTAAAGAATATATTCGCACTGCGATTGCTGCTGGTTTAGGTATTGATCAATTTGCCCCGCGTTTGTCCTTCTTTTGGGGCATAGGCATGAACTTCTATATGGAGATAGCCAAAATGCGCGCGGCGCGTTTGTTGTGGGCGGAAATTGTTGATGAATTTAACCCCACTAACCCGAAGTCGTCGATGTTGCGTACCCACAGTCAAACGTCGGGTTGGTCGTTAACCGAGCAAGATCCGTATAACAATGTGGTGCGAACCACGATTGAAGCAATGGCATCAGTCTTCGGTGGTACGCAATCCTTACACACCAATGCTTTGGATGAAGCGATTGCATTGCCGACAGAGTTTTCTTCGCGTATTGCCCGCAATACTCAATTAATTATTCAGGAAGAAACGGGTATTACCAAGGTTGTAGACCCTTGGGGCGGTTCCTACATGATGGAAAGCCTGACTAAAGAAATTGCGGATAAGGCGCGTGAATTAATTGCTGAAGTCGAAGAAAAAGGTGGCATGGCGAAAGCAATTGAAACGGGCCTACCAAAGTTACGCATTGAAGAGTCGGCAGCAAAAAAACAAGCCCGTATTGATCGTGGAGAAGACGTCATTGTTGGTGTTAACAAATACATTCTGGCCCAGGAAGATGACGTTGATATTTTAGAAATTGATAACGATGCGGTGCGCGAATCACAAGTTAAACGTTTGGCAGAGATAAGAGCCAATCGTGATGAGGCTGCAGTTGAAGATGCTTTGGAGGCCTTGTATCAGGCAGCCGTTACCGGCGACGGAAATTTATTGGCGCTGGCGGTTAACGCGACCCGCTTACGTGCCACAGTCGGTGAAATTTCTTTTGCCATGGAGCGTGAGTTCGGTCGTTTTAATGCCAATGCACAAACGGTTTCAGGTGTCTACGGTAGTGCCTATCAGGATGATGAAAACTGGCAGAACATCAGCAGCGATATTGATAACTTTGTAGAAAAACACGGTCGTCGTCCTCGTATGCTAGTGTGTAAAATGGGACAGGATGGTCATGACCGTGGTGCTAAAGTTATTGCGACGGCATTTGCTGATGTTGGATTCGATATCGACCTTTCACCTATGTTTTCTACCCCAGAGGAAGTTGCCAAGCAGGCCATAGAAAATGACGTGCATGTAGTCGGTGTTTCTTCCCAGGCTGCTGGTCATAAAACATTGGTCCCTGCGCTGATTAAAGCGCTGGCCAGTCAGGGTGCTAACGATATTATCGTGGTTGCTGGTGGCGTTATCCCAAAGCAGGATTATGATTATCTGTATAAAGCGGGTGTGAAGGGTATTTTTGGCCCTGGGACTAAAATACCCTTAGCGGCGCGCGGTGTATTGGATTCGATTAACGAAGCTTATAAACTCTAA
- the meaB gene encoding methylmalonyl Co-A mutase-associated GTPase MeaB: MTIDLDQLRSGNRRALAKAITLAESKLDSHREQAQLVLEQLLPFTGNSIRIGITGIPGVGKSTFIETFGLHLIAQGKKVAVLAVDPSSPLAGGSILGDKTRMEELSRQEYAFIRPSPSEGALGGVAQKTRETMLLCEAAGYDVILVETVGVGQSEYEVAGMVDFFMVLMLPNAGDELQGIKRGIMELADALVINKADGESLNLAQQTKRHYENAMHLLRHTSFWSPQVLTCSAQEKNNIDTVWGMICNYYVDAVKNNYFTEKRARQNQEWMDKLLLEMLSLKLKQNPDVKKQLPVLHQKVTSGETTPFIAAKTLIDLL, from the coding sequence ATGACTATTGATCTCGACCAATTACGCTCAGGTAATCGCCGCGCACTCGCCAAGGCGATTACTTTGGCCGAGAGTAAGCTAGACTCCCACCGTGAGCAAGCCCAGCTCGTTTTAGAGCAGTTATTACCTTTTACTGGCAATAGTATCCGTATCGGCATCACCGGTATTCCAGGTGTCGGTAAATCTACTTTTATTGAAACCTTTGGTCTGCACCTGATTGCGCAGGGAAAAAAAGTCGCGGTGCTGGCTGTCGATCCCAGTTCGCCTTTAGCCGGTGGTTCCATTCTGGGTGATAAAACCCGGATGGAAGAGTTATCCCGGCAAGAATATGCGTTTATTCGACCTTCTCCCTCGGAAGGTGCTTTGGGTGGTGTTGCGCAAAAAACCCGTGAAACTATGTTGCTATGTGAAGCAGCGGGCTACGATGTGATTTTGGTTGAAACTGTAGGGGTTGGCCAAAGTGAATATGAAGTTGCAGGCATGGTGGATTTTTTCATGGTGCTGATGTTGCCAAATGCGGGTGATGAGTTGCAGGGAATTAAGCGTGGGATTATGGAATTGGCGGACGCTTTAGTCATCAATAAAGCCGATGGTGAATCACTAAACCTCGCTCAGCAAACCAAGCGGCACTACGAAAATGCCATGCACCTATTGCGTCATACGTCCTTTTGGAGCCCGCAAGTACTGACGTGCTCGGCACAGGAAAAAAATAACATCGACACGGTATGGGGCATGATCTGCAATTATTATGTGGATGCTGTTAAGAATAATTATTTCACTGAAAAACGTGCGCGCCAGAATCAGGAGTGGATGGATAAACTGCTACTTGAAATGCTGAGCTTAAAACTCAAGCAAAATCCGGACGTTAAAAAACAGCTACCGGTATTGCATCAAAAAGTTACCAGTGGTGAAACGACGCCGTTTATTGCGGCTAAAACCCTGATTGATCTTCTGTAA
- a CDS encoding YiiD C-terminal domain-containing protein, with protein sequence MADLLPPEQVRPLLDEFFQQYLPITQYLNMRSYEYTGDSFSLAIDLAPSINDKLTAFGGSLYCVSVMNCWGMVYLQGRQRGINPNMVVAHAEIDYLAPVDDEIIVATCHAPDDADWEGFFESFHNRGKARAKVSSTIMCKGKEAVRFNGQYAIIGMND encoded by the coding sequence ATGGCTGATTTATTGCCGCCTGAACAGGTTAGACCATTACTGGATGAGTTCTTCCAGCAATATTTACCCATTACCCAATATTTGAATATGCGTTCGTATGAATATACTGGCGATAGCTTTTCTCTGGCTATCGACCTGGCCCCTTCAATTAATGACAAGCTAACGGCTTTTGGTGGGAGTTTATATTGTGTGTCGGTGATGAATTGTTGGGGCATGGTTTATTTGCAAGGCCGACAGCGAGGCATAAATCCGAATATGGTCGTCGCCCATGCTGAAATAGATTATTTGGCGCCGGTTGATGATGAAATCATTGTCGCAACCTGTCATGCGCCCGATGATGCTGATTGGGAGGGGTTTTTTGAATCTTTCCATAATCGCGGTAAAGCTCGCGCTAAAGTAAGTTCTACTATTATGTGTAAGGGCAAAGAAGCAGTGCGCTTTAATGGTCAGTATGCGATTATCGGTATGAACGATTAG
- the cysS gene encoding cysteine--tRNA ligase translates to MTLTVYNSYSGQKEIFTPIEPDTVKMYVCGPTVYNRVHIGNARPVVVFDTLYRLLKTLYGKVIYARNITDIDDKIMQAAKDNNESIAAVSARYTDAYFEDMAKLNNLEPDIIPFATQHVDEMIAMVQSLIDSGHAYAAEGHVLFAVKSMDDYGKLSKRSLDDMLAGARVEVAAYKEYAGDFVLWKPSGEDEPGWDSPWGRGRPGWHLECSAMIEKHLGNTIDIHGGGIDLQFPHHENEIAQSTCAHGGEQFVRYWMHNAYINIDGEKMSKSLGNFKMVNDLLEHYSGEVLRFAILSAHYRSELNFSVEALDNARKALDNLYGYLQAVADVEVDDSVDITGHAIYQALLDDLNTPIAIRELHGLGKAMKVAKGAEQSQLKSLFLKTSSLMGLLQQPLDQWFYVEVAEDALADVDVDALVAEMKQARADKNYALADQLRDRLAEQGIVLTREGWKRG, encoded by the coding sequence ATGACGTTAACAGTTTATAACAGCTACAGCGGCCAAAAAGAAATTTTTACGCCAATTGAACCCGATACCGTCAAAATGTATGTGTGTGGTCCTACGGTGTATAACCGTGTGCATATTGGTAACGCCAGACCGGTGGTGGTGTTTGATACTTTATATAGACTGTTAAAAACTTTGTACGGTAAGGTGATTTACGCGCGTAATATTACCGATATCGACGACAAAATTATGCAGGCGGCGAAAGATAATAATGAATCCATCGCCGCAGTTTCAGCCCGATATACGGATGCTTATTTTGAAGATATGGCGAAGCTGAATAATCTTGAGCCGGATATTATTCCCTTTGCGACTCAACATGTTGATGAAATGATTGCCATGGTGCAGTCACTAATCGACAGCGGGCATGCTTATGCGGCTGAAGGCCATGTACTGTTTGCTGTGAAATCGATGGACGATTACGGCAAGTTATCCAAGCGCTCCCTGGATGATATGTTGGCGGGGGCAAGGGTAGAAGTGGCTGCTTACAAAGAGTACGCGGGTGATTTTGTATTGTGGAAGCCTTCCGGTGAAGATGAACCTGGTTGGGATAGTCCCTGGGGACGCGGTCGTCCAGGTTGGCATCTCGAATGCTCGGCGATGATAGAAAAGCATTTAGGTAATACCATTGATATTCACGGTGGCGGTATCGATCTACAATTTCCTCACCATGAAAATGAAATCGCACAAAGTACCTGCGCCCACGGTGGCGAACAATTTGTTCGCTACTGGATGCACAACGCCTACATCAATATCGATGGCGAAAAAATGTCCAAGTCATTGGGCAATTTTAAAATGGTTAATGATTTGCTGGAGCATTACTCCGGTGAAGTGCTACGTTTCGCCATTCTGTCTGCGCACTATCGCTCGGAATTGAATTTTAGTGTTGAGGCTTTGGATAATGCCCGTAAGGCCTTGGATAATTTGTACGGATATTTACAAGCCGTGGCTGATGTAGAAGTCGATGATAGTGTCGATATTACTGGTCATGCCATTTATCAGGCGTTGCTTGATGATTTAAATACTCCCATCGCCATCCGCGAGTTACATGGTTTAGGTAAGGCCATGAAGGTCGCTAAAGGTGCTGAGCAAAGCCAATTAAAATCACTATTCCTGAAAACCTCGTCTTTGATGGGCTTGCTGCAACAGCCATTGGATCAATGGTTTTATGTTGAGGTGGCTGAAGATGCATTAGCTGATGTTGATGTCGATGCTTTAGTTGCTGAAATGAAGCAGGCAAGAGCGGATAAAAATTATGCTTTGGCAGATCAGCTTCGCGATAGACTGGCCGAGCAGGGTATTGTTTTAACCCGCGAGGGTTGGAAGCGCGGTTAG
- the mce gene encoding methylmalonyl-CoA epimerase, which translates to MITALDHIAIAVPDLEASIKRFMEDFGLTFDGTEDVAAAKTSTAFFPVPPTSIELVHPLNGEGPIAGYLEKRGGGLHHLCFRSDNIEEDVARLKAKGYRFLSDGPSDGAHNSKVIFIHPKSCDGVLIEINQPGEDH; encoded by the coding sequence ATGATTACAGCATTAGATCACATTGCTATCGCAGTACCCGATTTGGAAGCAAGCATTAAACGCTTTATGGAAGACTTCGGTTTAACTTTTGATGGTACCGAAGATGTTGCCGCTGCAAAAACGTCAACGGCTTTTTTCCCAGTGCCACCAACCAGTATTGAGTTGGTGCATCCTCTCAATGGGGAAGGCCCAATTGCCGGTTATTTGGAGAAGAGAGGTGGTGGTTTACATCACTTATGCTTTCGCTCGGATAATATTGAAGAAGATGTAGCGCGTTTAAAGGCTAAGGGTTACCGGTTTTTATCCGACGGTCCTTCCGATGGTGCGCATAATTCCAAAGTGATTTTTATTCACCCAAAATCCTGTGATGGGGTGCTGATTGAAATTAATCAGCCGGGTGAAGATCATTAA